The Acidimicrobiales bacterium sequence CGACGATGGCCCAGACCGGGTCGAGCTCGGCCGTGACTGCGTCGCGAGGATGACCGTCGACGACGATCACGTCACCGACGCGCTCGACCTCCTGGCGGTACGACACCCGCTCGACGATGCGCGCCGTGTCCCCGCCGAGTTCGACCCCTGCGGTGCCGAGCTGGGTGGACGGGCCGTCGTCTTCCCAGGGCCGGGCGATGTTGACGCCCGCGAGGATGCCCACGGCGGTCGCGAGGATGAGGATGCGTGTCGTGAGCCTGGCCATGAGTCGTCCGCTACCGAGACTACGGACCACGAGGGGTCCCGCTCCATGAGCCATGCGGCTCAAGACCGCCCGGAGAATGAGTCGATGGACCCACGCGGCACCGCCAACCCGGCGCGAGCCGCGAGAATGGCGCTACCGAGGCAACCCCCGAGAGGGCCGATGGACATCACGACGACCGAGGAATGGCAGGCGGTGACGGCGCTCGCCGCGGACTTCGACGCGCTCGAGCTGCGGCGGCTGTTCGAGGACGCCGGCCGGGCCGACGCGATGACGCTGACCGTGGGCGACCTCGTGGTCGACTACTCCAAGCACCGGGTGACCGGTGAGATCCTCGATGCCCTGATCGCGCTGGCCGACCGGGCCGGGCTCACGGAACGGGTCGAAGCCATGCTGCGGGGCGAGCGCATCAACACCACGGAGGACCGTGCGGTCCTCCACACCGCCCTGCGCGCTCCCGAGGACCGGGTGATCGAGGTCGACGGCTCGTCCCACAATGTCGTGTCCGCCGTCCACGACGTCCTGCGGAAGATGACCGCGTTCTCGGATCGCGTCCGCGACGGCGACTGGGTCGGCCACACGGGGGCTGCGATCGAGACGGTCGTCAACATCGGCATCGGGGGCTCCGACCTCGGCCCCGTCATGGCCTACGAGGCCCTCGCCGCCCATCGCCACCCCCGCATCCGCTGCCGCTTCGTCAGCAACGTCGACGGCAGCGACATCGCCGCCGCGCTGGCGGATCTCGACCCGGCCACCACCCTGTTCGTGATCTCGTCGAAGACGTTCACGACCGTCGAGACGTTGACCAACGCCCGCTCGGCCCGGGGCTGGCTCACCGCCGCGCTCGGCGACGAGGCCGTCGCGAAACACTTCGTCGCCGTGTCGACCAACGACGTCGAGGTCGCCGCGTTCGGCATCGACACGAACAACATGTTCGGCTTCTGGGACTGGGTCGGCGGTCGCTACTCGGTCGACTCGGCGATCGGGCTGTCGCTCATGCTGGCCATCGGGGCGGAGGCGTTCCAGGAGTTCCTGGCCGGCTTCCGCACGGTCGACGAGCACTTCGCCACCGCGCCGCTCGATCGGAACGTGCCCGCCCTCCTCGGCCTGATCGAGGTCTGGTACCGCACGTTCAACGACCTGCCGACCCGTGCGGTCCTCCCCTATTCGCGCTACCTGCACCGCTTCCCCGCCTACCTCCAACAGCTCGACATGGAGAGCAACGGCAAGCGGGTGCGGGCCGACGGCGAGCCTGTCACCTACGAGACCGGCCCGATCGTCTGGGGCGAACCCGGCACGAACGGCCAGCACTCCTTCCACCAACTGCTCCACCAGGGGACGACCGTGGTGCCGTGCGACTTCATCGTGATGGCCAGGCCTGACCACACCGACGCCGAGTTCCCCGGGGTCGAGGCCCACCACGACCTGCTCGTCGCCAACTGTCTCGCCCAGTCCGAGGCGCTCGCCTTCGGCAGGACGGCCGCCGAGGTCGCGGCGGCCGGGACGGACCCCGCCCTCGTCCCCCATCGCACGTTCCCGGGCAACCGGCCGTCGACGACGATCATGGCGCCGGCGCTCACCCCGTCCGTGCTCGGTCAGCTGATCGCCCTCTACGAGCACCAGGTCCTGACCCAGGGCGTCGTGTGGGGTGTGAACTCGTTCGATCAGTGGGGCGTCGAACTCGGGAAGATGCTGGCGAACGCCATCGTCCCCGAGCTCACGGACCCCTCGGCCACCCTCGACCACGACGCGTCCACCAACGCCCTCATCGAGCGCTACCGCACCCACCGCGGCGGAGAAAGTACGGGGGTCTGACCCCAGTACTTTCTCAGCGGGCGACGATGAGCTGGAACTCGACGGTTCCCTCGTCGGCCACGCTGACC is a genomic window containing:
- the pgi gene encoding glucose-6-phosphate isomerase encodes the protein MDITTTEEWQAVTALAADFDALELRRLFEDAGRADAMTLTVGDLVVDYSKHRVTGEILDALIALADRAGLTERVEAMLRGERINTTEDRAVLHTALRAPEDRVIEVDGSSHNVVSAVHDVLRKMTAFSDRVRDGDWVGHTGAAIETVVNIGIGGSDLGPVMAYEALAAHRHPRIRCRFVSNVDGSDIAAALADLDPATTLFVISSKTFTTVETLTNARSARGWLTAALGDEAVAKHFVAVSTNDVEVAAFGIDTNNMFGFWDWVGGRYSVDSAIGLSLMLAIGAEAFQEFLAGFRTVDEHFATAPLDRNVPALLGLIEVWYRTFNDLPTRAVLPYSRYLHRFPAYLQQLDMESNGKRVRADGEPVTYETGPIVWGEPGTNGQHSFHQLLHQGTTVVPCDFIVMARPDHTDAEFPGVEAHHDLLVANCLAQSEALAFGRTAAEVAAAGTDPALVPHRTFPGNRPSTTIMAPALTPSVLGQLIALYEHQVLTQGVVWGVNSFDQWGVELGKMLANAIVPELTDPSATLDHDASTNALIERYRTHRGGESTGV